A genomic region of Leptotrichia hofstadii contains the following coding sequences:
- a CDS encoding tetratricopeptide repeat protein, whose product MGIFDFFKSSEKKEKKKNYSGGDGSQQQIRREIYDIVNNESEIMENGRYDNYSDDFKEISYYDEFGKEFKMPKKEWLDKKLYPAIRKNWSNMEGLYPIIQDAFSKELYPEIKEAVLRFYAADENFERKLVMLGTYHIKTGSCESAVELYEKNLNIDNTTEGLCIAYAEALELCGRIEESEKKYYEALEINPNSATAFKRYFDIVKKRSVKEYENKLEKLSEIKGNWRAKMMQAIVYFKKGDKETGNYFLITALKESGYNSEVMYITSSIYMLNELYDEFKQYVLAYYNPEKHNVYTALNVLKYYKVKGMYKEGLELCKFTSKFPWIEHYKKFMHYEDYFWKLKVKKENGDAKENTANRFFSTNKPIWYYEFNHPEFMLNQSRRVKPNILILTLTSIGEKSELAENLAVSLPLYLNENLHYKTNLNYQLAIAYNNESLFVSRKRYSTDYMKLIRQQNNNLNFVLAGNILKMPNVEKYEIEIYLYDTFNEQKSSLINKIYDENTIYNVQNDLLKAVSGFFGRDFSIKYEKNMDNLILFSPKMKFLIQSKAHREHQSWRYKKLLSDQIDVVLEDRNNDLKKINLLALLCEIKHTNSQLLKFQKPLIYSMNIHGIFETQTLKILAPIIFRIYDDDVNFQAHIEALNITDSNYLGWINKFMGE is encoded by the coding sequence ATGGGGATTTTTGATTTTTTTAAATCTTCTGAAAAAAAAGAAAAGAAGAAAAACTATTCAGGTGGCGACGGCAGCCAGCAGCAAATTAGAAGAGAGATTTACGATATTGTAAACAATGAATCAGAAATTATGGAAAATGGCAGATATGACAATTATTCGGATGATTTTAAAGAAATTTCCTACTATGACGAGTTTGGGAAAGAATTTAAGATGCCCAAAAAAGAATGGCTTGATAAAAAACTGTATCCAGCCATAAGAAAAAACTGGAGCAACATGGAAGGGCTGTATCCTATAATTCAGGATGCCTTTTCAAAGGAGCTGTACCCTGAAATAAAGGAGGCTGTGCTTAGATTTTATGCGGCTGATGAAAATTTTGAGAGAAAGCTGGTTATGCTTGGGACTTATCACATAAAGACAGGTTCTTGCGAAAGTGCAGTCGAACTGTATGAAAAAAACTTGAATATAGACAATACGACAGAAGGGCTTTGTATAGCCTATGCTGAGGCATTGGAGCTTTGCGGCCGTATTGAGGAGAGCGAGAAGAAATATTATGAGGCGCTTGAAATCAATCCGAATTCGGCGACAGCGTTTAAAAGATACTTTGACATAGTAAAGAAAAGAAGTGTCAAGGAATATGAAAATAAGCTGGAAAAACTTTCGGAAATAAAGGGAAACTGGCGAGCCAAGATGATGCAGGCAATAGTTTACTTTAAAAAAGGGGATAAGGAAACTGGAAACTATTTCCTGATAACTGCATTAAAGGAATCTGGCTATAATTCAGAAGTGATGTATATCACATCAAGCATTTACATGCTAAACGAACTTTACGATGAGTTTAAGCAATATGTATTGGCATATTACAATCCTGAAAAGCATAACGTTTACACAGCGCTAAATGTATTGAAGTACTACAAGGTAAAGGGAATGTACAAGGAAGGGCTGGAGCTTTGCAAATTTACTTCTAAATTTCCATGGATAGAGCATTATAAGAAATTTATGCATTATGAGGACTATTTTTGGAAACTTAAAGTAAAAAAGGAAAATGGCGATGCAAAAGAGAACACAGCAAATCGCTTTTTTTCTACAAACAAGCCTATATGGTATTATGAGTTTAACCATCCGGAATTTATGCTGAATCAGAGCAGACGTGTAAAGCCTAATATTCTTATTCTTACATTGACATCAATTGGGGAAAAGTCCGAACTTGCTGAAAATCTGGCGGTTTCATTGCCACTGTATCTGAATGAGAATCTTCATTACAAGACAAACTTGAATTATCAGCTTGCAATAGCTTATAACAATGAAAGCCTGTTCGTTTCGAGAAAGCGTTACAGTACCGATTATATGAAGCTGATAAGACAGCAGAACAACAACTTGAATTTCGTTTTGGCAGGAAATATACTGAAAATGCCAAATGTTGAGAAATATGAAATTGAAATATATCTATATGATACGTTTAATGAGCAGAAATCAAGCCTAATTAACAAGATTTACGATGAAAATACGATTTATAATGTTCAGAATGATTTGCTTAAAGCAGTGAGCGGATTCTTTGGAAGGGATTTTTCAATAAAATACGAAAAAAATATGGATAATCTTATACTGTTCTCTCCAAAAATGAAATTCCTCATACAGAGCAAGGCTCACAGGGAACACCAGTCATGGCGGTATAAGAAGCTTCTTTCAGATCAGATCGACGTAGTTCTTGAGGACAGGAATAATGACTTGAAGAAAATCAATCTTCTTGCACTGCTGTGTGAAATAAAACATACAAACAGTCAGCTTTTGAAGTTCCAGAAACCGCTCATTTACAGCATGAACATTCATGGAATCTTTGAAACCCAGACGTTAAAGATATTAGCTCCTATCATATTCAGAATATACGATGACGATGTAAACTTTCAGGCACATATAGAGGCATTGAATATAACAGATTCAAATTATCTTGGATGGATAAATAAATTTATGGGGGAATAG
- a CDS encoding N-acetylmuramoyl-L-alanine amidase: MRKNRTKLLFLALALSAGNVLNANNQDVSKDVKKPPVEIRIENGRGKVIERPENNNSGNSVSGRGGMQTIRNSAGSITVDSSYSSKGQNYRQRFIILHYTAMDRDGSLRALTNNEVSAHYLISNQKNDPVFYLVDENRRAWHAGASEWKTSKNLNDSSIGIEIVNSGNVSGSFEPFRDFQIKDVAVLVKYLADKYEIPATNILGHSDIAPQRKPDPGPLFPWEELYRKYNLGMWYDNDRKSAFENEYSLSWASLPAATVQAELSKFGYSISTTGRWDEQTKNVIKVFQYHFRPSKYDGKLDLETYAILKALNEKYNKQ, translated from the coding sequence ATGAGAAAAAATAGGACAAAACTACTGTTTCTAGCATTGGCTCTGTCTGCTGGAAATGTATTGAATGCAAATAATCAGGATGTTTCAAAAGACGTGAAGAAACCACCGGTAGAAATACGTATTGAAAATGGAAGAGGAAAAGTTATAGAAAGGCCTGAAAACAATAATAGCGGAAATTCTGTCTCGGGCAGAGGAGGAATGCAGACAATAAGAAATTCGGCAGGATCAATAACTGTAGATTCGTCATATTCCTCAAAAGGGCAGAATTATAGACAGAGATTTATAATTCTTCACTATACAGCGATGGACAGGGACGGATCTTTAAGAGCATTGACAAACAATGAAGTAAGTGCTCATTACCTAATATCAAACCAGAAAAATGATCCAGTATTTTATTTAGTTGATGAAAACAGAAGGGCATGGCACGCGGGGGCAAGTGAATGGAAAACTAGCAAGAATTTGAATGACAGCTCAATCGGAATTGAAATTGTAAACAGCGGTAACGTAAGCGGAAGTTTTGAGCCGTTCAGAGATTTTCAAATTAAAGACGTGGCTGTCCTTGTAAAATATTTGGCAGATAAATACGAAATTCCCGCAACGAATATTTTGGGACATTCAGACATTGCTCCTCAAAGAAAGCCTGATCCAGGTCCATTATTCCCATGGGAAGAGCTTTATAGAAAATATAACTTAGGAATGTGGTATGACAATGATAGAAAATCTGCATTTGAGAATGAATATTCACTTTCATGGGCATCCTTGCCAGCCGCAACCGTACAAGCTGAATTAAGCAAGTTCGGATATTCCATAAGTACAACTGGAAGATGGGATGAGCAGACAAAGAATGTAATAAAAGTATTTCAGTATCATTTCAGACCATCTAAATACGATGGAAAGCTTGATTTAGAAACTTATGCCATCTTAAAGGCGTTAAATGAAAAATACAACAAGCAGTAG
- a CDS encoding pyridoxal phosphate-dependent aminotransferase has protein sequence MKKFSKRVLNMHYSPIRKLVPYIDEAKKSGVKVYQLHIGQPDVETPDTFFEGLNNYKEKIVKYTNSAGIIELRESFSKSYEKVGIDILPEDILITQGGSEAIQITLQTICNPGDEVLVPEPYYTNYDSFLRIADAKLVPIETSIENHYHLPEKEEIEKLITPKTKAIMFSNPSNPTGIVFKTEEMELIRDIAIKHDLYIITDEVYRQFIYDEEIEKSYQSFMSIKEIEERVILVDSISKHYSACGARIGVIASKNKDFLAQALKFCQARLSVSTIEQYASTNLINTLDTYIDNTKLEYKVRRDMIYNNIIKIPGVVTYKPSSALYLIAELPVDDIEKFAIWLLTEFRYENQTLSFAPGPGFYTTPGKGTKEARFSFCTHNLIEIENGMKVLKKALEEYNKK, from the coding sequence ATGAAAAAATTTTCAAAAAGAGTTTTAAACATGCACTATTCACCAATTAGAAAATTAGTGCCGTATATTGATGAAGCAAAGAAATCCGGTGTGAAAGTGTATCAACTGCATATAGGACAGCCAGATGTAGAAACGCCGGATACATTCTTTGAAGGATTAAACAACTATAAGGAAAAAATCGTTAAATATACAAATTCGGCAGGAATCATTGAATTGAGGGAATCATTTTCAAAATCTTATGAAAAAGTGGGAATTGATATTTTGCCTGAGGATATATTGATTACTCAAGGTGGAAGCGAGGCTATTCAAATTACATTGCAGACAATTTGCAATCCAGGAGATGAAGTTTTAGTCCCTGAACCATATTACACAAATTATGACAGTTTTTTGAGAATTGCCGACGCAAAATTAGTTCCAATTGAAACTTCTATTGAAAATCATTATCATTTGCCGGAAAAGGAAGAAATTGAAAAATTAATCACTCCAAAAACAAAGGCAATAATGTTTTCAAATCCAAGCAATCCTACTGGAATTGTTTTCAAAACAGAAGAAATGGAATTAATTAGGGATATTGCGATAAAACATGATTTATATATTATTACTGATGAAGTTTACAGGCAGTTTATTTACGATGAAGAAATTGAGAAAAGTTATCAGTCGTTTATGTCAATCAAAGAAATTGAAGAGAGAGTGATTTTAGTTGACAGTATTTCAAAACACTATAGTGCATGTGGGGCAAGAATAGGAGTTATTGCTTCTAAAAATAAAGACTTTTTAGCACAAGCCCTAAAATTCTGTCAGGCAAGACTATCAGTATCGACAATTGAGCAATATGCAAGTACAAACTTAATTAATACGTTAGATACTTACATTGACAATACAAAATTAGAATACAAAGTAAGACGTGATATGATTTATAATAATATCATAAAAATACCAGGAGTTGTAACATATAAGCCAAGCAGCGCATTATACTTAATCGCAGAACTTCCAGTAGATGATATTGAAAAATTTGCAATCTGGCTATTGACTGAATTTAGATATGAAAATCAAACATTATCGTTTGCACCAGGGCCTGGATTTTATACAACGCCAGGAAAAGGTACAAAGGAAGCTAGATTTTCGTTTTGTACACATAACTTGATTGAAATTGAAAATGGAATGAAAGTGTTGAAAAAGGCACTGGAAGAGTATAATAAAAAATAG